In the genome of Verrucomicrobiota bacterium, the window ATCGCGTCCTCGCGATGCCGTGGAGTTCGTTCAGTAAAAGAAAATCATAAAAAAAGTCACAGAGCGAATATTTTGTCCATGGCTCTTGAGGTGTTTTCGATGAGTGTTTCAGGTGCGTATTTATAAAACGGTACTGGTGGTATCATTTCGGCGGCGACCCAGCCGTCGTAACCAATTTCGGATAGGGCCTGCATAACTGCGGGCCAATTGACGTCACCTGACAGGAGGTCACAAAACCCATCCACGGAACCAACCGCACGGCGGTAGTCTTTAAAATGAACACGCTTGATCCGTTCGCCAAGAATAGGAATCCAATGTTCGGGATAACCAGTGGCCAGAACATTTCCTGCATCGAAATAACTCCCGACGTGGGGAGTATCAAATTGGTCTATAAACACCTTCATCTCCATCGGGCTTAAGAGGAACTTGTTCCAGACGTTTTCAATCCCGATATTTACACCCAATTCTTCCGCTAACGGTACCGCTTGCTCGATGAAGGCGGTCGCGCGTTCCCAGACTTTGTCGTAAGATAGCTCCTCGCAACCGGGAATAAAATCGGCGCCTACGGATCCAGGGACGACGAGAATGGTATCAATATGCAGGTGAGAAGCTGTGCGTATCTGTTTGTCTAATACTTTCCGCGCATTGGCCCGGGTTTCTTCATTTTCGCTGGCCGGATTTAATCCCCAATACATGCCGGTGGCCAAACCGCTCAACGTGATACCCACTTCATTGGCGAGATCAGCTATCTGGTCGAGCTCGGTTTCCGTGGTATCCAGGTTGATCGGTCCGTCTCCACTTACGTCGATTTCAAAACCTTCGAAACCGGCGTCCTTGGCAATTTGCAGTTTCTGTTTGAGGTCCCAATCTCCGTAGAAGGACCAGATGCTTATAGATTTTTTCATAAAAGAAAGAATTGGTGATTCAAAATGTAGGAGCAAACTTGTTCGCGACACGAATATAAACAGGCGTACCGGTCGCGAACAAGTTTGCTCCTACATTTCATATTTATTATCACAGGCAGATTGAATTTCATTTAGCGTAAGGGCAAGCGAAGCATGGGCATCTTCCAGCGTAGCTATCGTAGGCGCGATGCCAGCCTTTAGGCAATTGGTGAAATAGAGGAGCTCGTTATAATAACCGCCGAGATCAGATACATTGCCCTCGCCTGAGGTCGATTCTCCAGAGTCCGGTTTGGCGACTTCCAAAGGTTGCGGTTCGTTTTCGCCTTCACAGATCATGAGACCTTTTCCGTTACTCGAATCGAAGTCCAACACCGCATTTTCATACAGAGCTTGAAACGACATTTGAAAACCCCACTTGGCTGGGTAATTCCAACCACCTTCGGTTGAAACGGTAAGGCCATCGTAATCGAGGAGATTAAAGATATGAACCGGACCACTGTAATCCTCCGTAACCCGACTGGTGAAAGTCAGCGGTTGCCCGAGAAGCGCTAATACAAAATCGGTATCGTGAATATGGAGGTCGAGCGCTGCTCCTCCTGCCTGATTGGCATCGTTGAGCCAGTTGTCGACTCCGTAACCGGGGCGACCGGCGCGACGCATCAAGTGAAGGTTGAGCAATCTTCCTCCTCTGCCGGATTTGTGAAAATCCATCAAAGTCTGATACTCGGGCCAAAAGCGGATACAGTGCCCGACTTGAGCGATGGTTCCATGAGTCTTTGCTGCGGCAAGAATGTCGCCTGCTTCTTCCATGGTTAAAGCCAAAGGCTTTTCACAAAACAGAGCCTTGCCGGCCTCAATGGCGGTTATGGCGAATGGTCGATGTAACTTCGTTGGTAAGCAGATGTCTACGAAGTCGCAGTCGGTGTTGGCTAATGCTTCTTCCAAATTGGAGAAAACGGGAGCTGGTGTTCCGAAGGATTGTAGTTTCGCGGCGCTGGATTCGGTATTGGCATCGACTGCCGCAACCAGTTCAACGCCCTCGAGTTGAGCATAAATTTGCGCGTGCATGCCGCCCATGAATCCGCAGCCGACAAGAATGCCCTTTAAGGGAGTAGTAGTTTTTTCGCTCATGAAAATTGTTGCACCCGGCTCTTCACGTCCTGGGTCAATTGGTTTAGGTGTTCGAGTATAAAATCAGAAATGGTTAATGAAGTGTCGTGGATGAGTGGAGTCAGGTCGATTCCCCAAGTAATGAGTTCTGCCTGATCGGGACTATGAGAATCGAAGAAGGTCGCATTGGCGCGACACCGACCTTGCACCGCCAGATCGTAGCGTTTTCCGCCAGTGATTTGAGAATCGAAGGTAAGGGTGAGTTTTTCGAAGAGCTCCGGATTTGCACCGTAATCCATTGGTACTTTTTCCGAATCGGATAACCAGTCGAGGCCCCGCCAGACCTCGCAACCGATGATACGTTTTGGAATGTGGTGGTTCGCAGTTTGTCGCAGTGCTTCAATGGAAGCGGACATCACAGCGACATGCGTGTCATGCTTATCGGCTGGCTGGTGAAGGTAGACTGTTTGCGGGCGCATTTTTAGCAGGATGTTTGCGATATCTTCAGTAACCGCCTTGCGTTCAGGTCCTTTAATTTGACTGCTCCGATAGTCTAATTGAAACTGTGCCGCATACTGACCGATGTCGGCTGCTTTGCGTTGTTCTTCTCGCCGGATTTCGCGAATCTCATCGTTGTTATAACTTGAATACGGGCCTACGCGAGAGCTTCCCCGTCCATCGGTTATGGTTACACCGGTAAACCAATTCCCGTCATTTCCAAAACACGCCGATATACCCTCGTAAGCCATGAACTCCAGATCGTCCTGATGGGCTCCGATTGCAAGGTGAGTGGTGGATTGGAGGGCCTGCTCAATCGAGAAATCTTTGTTTAACCAGATATCCGTTTCTGTATTGTGGAATGGAAGCATTTGAAAAGTGTCGTCAGGTTGAGCTATTCAGACTCGAGAATCTCGTTCAGGTTAATGCGTTTGAACGCTTCTATAGCTTCATATTCGGCCATGCCAACCGCATCGTAATCGGCCGCGGTGTTGCGGTTAAGCTCATCGGTTTGTTGCCAGATTTCCTTGTGCGCGGAATCCCGTAAAGGGAATTGCCGCCGTTGAGAACGGTATTGAAAACTGGCTTCTACCTTGAGGTTAAGCTCATCCGGACTAAGAGGCACGGCCATATCGATTTCGAAAAGTGGCCATTCTTGACCAATGCCCCGGTAACTCCAAAGATAGGTGTCTTTGATCCATGGGTCCTTAGCGACTTCTTTAAGTGCTTGTTTGAGGAGGTAATAGCTGATTCCTGAAACGGAACCGGGATCGGCGTGCCCTCCGGTGAAATATATCTGGTGAGGTTCCACTTCCCTTAAGAGAGCCACGAGTTTGTCCTTGTCTTCACCGGTGGCGTGAAATGCGCGGTAACGGCCGTTTTCGTAAAATGGAAGATCCAGGAATTGTAGGTTTTCTTTGGAGATTTTTAAATTGTGAGAAGCGTCACCTGCTTCGTTCCGGCGAACAAGCGACTTCACCTGGCGAATGGATTTTGAATCCCCAGCATTACTTGCGGAGTCCTGAAGCTCAGTAAGTAATACAGAAGCAACCTGACCCAAACTAAAATCCTCAGCCTTTTTCAGATTTAGTTGGGTTTCCATTTCACTCATGAGGGAAAGAATCTGCCGGGCCATACTGTCGGGTACGGCCAGGTTGCCTGAGGTTAGATAAGCTAGGTTAACTTCGCTGCCCTGATTCTTCAGACGATGAATGGTCCCGCCCATACAAAGAACATCTTCATCGGGTTCTGGAGCGAGTACCAGGACACGCTTGGGGAACGGGCTTGCTCGTTCGGGTCTATTACTGTCGTCCGCTTTCGGTTTTCCTCCTGGCCAACCCGTGATGGTGTGCTGGGTTTGATTAAAGACACTTATGTTCAGATCGTAGGCAGGGCCGACTTCGGTCAGCAATTCGCCGAGGCCGAATTCGTTGTAGTCGGAATCTTGAAGTTTGAGTATAGGTTTCTGCGTCTTTTTCGATAGCCAAAGTACGGCTTTGCGAATGGTGCGTTTATCCCAATCAACCGGGCCAACGAGCCAGGGAATACGAAATCGGGTTAACAATTCTGAGGCAGGGTCGTCTATAAAAAATCGTACGTCGGGGTGACCTTGCAGCAAACCGGCGGGCAGGTTTTCATTGGGTGCTTCCTCCACTGCTTGTTGAACGACTCCCGCCTTCGCTTGGCCCCAAGCCATGAGGACTATTCGTTTGGCTTTGAGGATGGTCCCTACGCCCATGGTAATTGCGTACCGAGGCACATTGGCTTCGCCTAAAAAGTCTCGGGCGGCATCACGCCGGGTGAGGGCATCGAGGCTAACGAGCCGTGTTTTGGAATCGCGGGTTGACCCGGGTTCGTTAAAGCCAATATGCCCTGTGCGGCCAATTCCCAGGATCTGGTAATCCAGGCCACCGACTTTATCGATCTCCCCATCATACGCAGCACATGAAGCATACACCTTGGAGCGTTCAATCGTCCCGGAAGGGAGGTGTACTTGATTTTTTGGGATATCTACCTGGCTGAATAGGCGTTGCCACATGAATTGGTGGTAGCTTTCCGGGTGGTCGGTATTGAGCCCGTAATATTCGTCCAAATTGAACGTGATGACGTTGCGAAAACTCAGATTCTCCTCGCGATGCAGTCTGACCAATTCCTGGTAAACGGGGAGGGGGGTTGAACCGGTTGCCAGTCCTAAGACGGCTTGTTTTCCCTCTTTTGATCTTTGTTTGATCAGGTCGGCAATTTCACTGGCGACCATTCTGGCAGCGGCGGATGAATTCTGGAAAACTCGGGTTGAAATACGTTCAAATTGCTCTGCTTCAGTACTCATTGTGATCTCGAATTTCAATTATATCACTTTGATTCTGGTAAAAACTAAGCAATTACTGCATTGAACTTAGCGTTTCCGATTCGTTTAATGCTGATTTATGCGTTTTTCTCTTATCCAGGATACTCTAAGTCTTAATTCTCCCGATGACTACTTTACCGGTCGTTCGGCCGAGGATATTTGTATCCCGCGCAACCTGATCGTGTTCTCTCGTAAAACGAACAAGGACTTGCAGCGAAAATCGTTCGATGGGTACCCTCACCATCGTTATGTGTTAGTGTTCAACCTCATGACGGAAGGCACAATGAATGTGGATGGGATTCATTGGCGGCTTAAGCCTGAAAACGCTTTGATGGTTTTCCCTTACCAGTTTCATCACTTTATTGATTTGGCTGATCGCAACCTGGTTTGGTTGTTTATTACATTTGAGCTGGAGTTGCCGACGGCCATGCAGGGCTTTCGGCATAGAATCCTCCAAATGGATCAACGCTGCCATGAATTGTTGGCGCGCATCATCAATCATTATAGAGAGCTGTCCGGTGAACGTTCTAACCGTCGGCTTACCTTGGACTGTGCGATGTTAATTAATCATTTGCGGGAGCAGGTCAGGGATGACCCAACTGTCGCAATGCTCTCGGGAAATGTGAAAGGATCCTCGAATGCTCTAATCCGGGGAATTCAGAACTGCCTCACATCCAATGCAGGATCCCTGCAAAGCGTGTCGGACATCGCATCGGAACTGAACATGTCGGAAAGTAATCTTCGGGCGGTTTTCAGACAACAGTTTAACATTAGCCTTGGGGCTTACATCAAAAATTTCCGAGCTCACCTGGCTATCCAATTGATGCAAAATCCCCGAATGAGTTTTACCGATATTGCGTTCGAGTTGGGATTTACGACCCTGTCATCATTTTCTCGTTTCTTCGCTAATACGATCGGCGTGTCTCCCCGTCAGTATCGCAATAACGTTGCCAAGGGTACTGGGAATTAGAGCGGTTTCAAAAATTGAAAATGAGCGTTTCCTACTTCACTTCTTATAAGTAAAGCCAAGTTTGTCCAAGCCGCTCTGAACTTCCTCGCACGACATAAACAAATCCCAAAATAAACCTGATCTGAAATTTTCGATCATTACGATCATAGGCCCTTGGTCGATTGCCAGGTATCTTGGGGCAACCCAACCGTCGTCGGGGCGAAAGGCATCGTAGAGTCCGGCGGGTCCATTCAAGAGCTCACCGTAATTTTCAACAAAACCACGCATCGCCTTCAACGACTCTTCCGGAGTGTAGGGTATCGAGCTGATGGCTGCAGTTGGAGAAATAACTCCAATATCTTTGTCAGGCCGATGGGATGCGTATCCGATGGTTCCATTTTTGGGTGAATAGCTGGAAGTTAGTCCCCAGCAATCTTCCCCATAACCTCCGTATCCGTTCGGGTTTTCAACACAATGGCGGTAGTGAGTTAAAGCATGGTTCCTGTTCAGATCCCAATAATTTCCGTATGCATCTTCCAGGTTTCGTGGGTCCAGGCCGAGGTAAGAATAATGAGCCCAAAAGAGCGGCCCAACCGGTGAGTCATCGGTATCGTAATGATCAAGCACCCGGTCCAATCCATAGTATGTGTCCTCGGCCTCCACGGCGCCGTCTCTCGCCCAGCAATGATGATAGACTTCAGCTTGGGTGCCATGGGTCGGAGAGGAAGCTGCCAACACGTGAGTTATGAGAGTTTCATTATACCCTCTGAGCGCAAAATCCATTTCGAATCCATAGTTGGGAGACCAGTGCCAATATAAGTTTTCTGATTTTTGGGTATACCAGTCCCATTCCATCTCTTGCCAAAGGGCATTAATTTGTTCAGCCAATCTTCGTTCCTTAGGTACCTTTTGGTCGCAGTATTGACGTACGCACAATAGCCCCTGAATTAAGAAAGAACTTTCCACCAGATCTCCTCCGTCGTCCTTTTTGCTAAATGGTTTGGTTTTTCCGGTTTCTCCATTCAACCAGTGTGGCCATACGCCATGAAACTGGTCGGCCTTTTCAAGAAAGTCCACGATCCGGGTCAATCTGGCGATGCCTTCTGCCCGGCCAATATAACCTCTTTCAATTCCCACAAGTATAGCCATCACTCCGAATCCTGTGCCACCGGTAGTCACGATGTTGGAGTCGCTTAGAGGGTAATCGCCATCAGGATGATATCTCTCGCGTGCCAACCCTGAACTGGGTTCGGCATAGTCCCAGAAATACTTGAAGGATTGGGATTGAACAAAGTCGAGTAACTCCTCATCGGACATCGCGGTTTTAGCGAATCCGGTTTCGTTGATGGGTTTTTGACAGCCATACAAGAAGGCAGTCGCCGCAACTATTAGTGGGAGAATATGCATGAGCTTAGGCCGAGCGGTTTATGAAATCCACTATCTCTGGTTTCGGTAATGCGATCCAGAACAATTTTGCGGAAAGCAGTTTGTCCGTTCTGGCAGAAGGGCAGATCTCATTTGAGCAAAAAGCATCTCACTAAAGGTGTTTCACCACGGAAGTATCGGAGCCGCTTTTCAAAAAAATGCCCGGTATGGGAATGGATTAACCCTACGCCAGCCGTCTTATGGATAGTGTTGCTTGAACTCTTTTCTTTACTTCAAGCGAAGCAATTTCCGAACGATTGACTTTTAGGATGATTCTGGCGCATAACAAGTATTCGTTCGTAAAATCCCTTTGCCACTAAAAGAAGAACCGTCAAATCTACCAATCTATGTTGCCAGTTTTTGCTCCTCTCCCTGAAATCCTTACCTCTGCGTCCTGCCCCGGGCAAAGTCCATGGACTGCGCCGCTAAAAAGAAAATTTCTATCAGTAATCGTAGGGGTTGACGTAGAATCAGGAATCTCGTCCTTTCGCGCGTAGCGAGCATATTACCGCTTCCCCCTATTGCGATAATCTACGAATGAATACGGAACGATTGGCACTCAAATCAAGGCGAGGAGTTTCGCCGGGCTGGTGGCTAGTGCCACTCGCGGCGGTTCTGATTCTGGGACTGGTATTTCTATCTGGATGCAAGGATGACGGTCGCGCGATAAACGGGAATCCAGACACCCAACAATCCTTCAGCTCCCCCAACGCCGATGCTCACTTCAAAATCACCCTTCCGATCGAGCTCTCCCGCCTGGCCAATGAATGGGAAGCCCAACAGGCGCTGATTCTCAGCATTTCCTATTCTAAGGCATTGGAGGATCTCGAGAACATCCGGAACTTAGCTAGCATATTGGACGTTGCCCACAACTATTTGGACATTTACGTCTTTGGCGATCAAGAGGAGTACAAGCAATACGCCCAATTCCTGTCCTTGATCAGCCAGCATCCCAGGATCGAGTTGATCTTGGAAAAGACCCGCTTCATCGATTCTCGGAAACTGCTTCGCTGGACCCGGGATTTTGGCCCGATTTTCGGGTTTGGAAGCGACGGTCAATTGGTGGTTATCGATCCGGTCTACCGTGACATGATGAAGCCGCTCGAGGAAAGGGCGTTGAATCCGGATGAGCCCCTCGATCCTCTCCGCGACTTATTCAATCTGCATGGGGACGCCATGCCTTCGGAGGTCGCGGCCCTGCTTCAAACCGAATTCAATATTCCGGTCGATATCGCCCGGCCCCCGGTTTCGATGGATGGTGGCGATTTCATCAGCGACGGCCAGGGTAACGTGTTTATTTCCCGCCAAACGCTGGTTCGCAATGGTGGCAACCGGTCAGAACTCGAATCCATTTTCCGGCGCTACTTTGGAACGCAGCAGCTTCACATCCTGGAAGCCCTTCCGGGCCGGACCGTGCCCCACCTCGATATGATCGTTAAGTTCCTGGACCATGAGACAGTCGTTCTCCCCGATTTCAGGGCACCAGCAGAAAAGGAAATCAATGCTTACCACTCAGATCTGAACCGAAAGGCGCGTTGGGCTATCGAACAAAACGAGATCTACCTGCGTGAGCACTTCCCCAACCACAAAATTCTGAAAGCCCCCATGCCGCCCATCCTCTTTAAAAACCGGGAGGAAATCGTGTCCGAAGCAAAACAGAAGTTCATAAAGGTCTACGCTCTGGAAAAAGCACTGGTTGAAGCCGATATGATCAACCTTATCAGCGAAACCCAATTGAAAGAGCTCGAGCGACAGGTCTTGACGGCAGTAAAGCAGGAAATGCCCTCGGCCGACTTCGGCTCCACAAAGGCTTTCGATGCGGTTTTGCGGTTTTACGGTCAATTGCCACTCGATGCCTTTATCGACCACTACTCGGAACCGGCCACCCGTTATCGATCCTACATCAATAGCGTCTTTCTGCATACCAAGGATGGGAGACAGGCTTTTCTAATTCCCAGGTTCACATCATCAGACTCCGAGGAAAACGCCCTGCTGAACAAATGGGAAGCCGAAGTAGAAGCGGTCTACCGAAGCGCCTGGCCAGATGCGAAAATCCATTGGATCAATTGTGATTCCATGGTAACCGACCTTGGCTTCCTTCACTGCACCACTGTGACCGTGCCGTTGCTGGAGCGAAATTGATTCCCGTGAGTCTAATCAAATCCGTGATAT includes:
- a CDS encoding sugar phosphate isomerase/epimerase; translation: MKKSISIWSFYGDWDLKQKLQIAKDAGFEGFEIDVSGDGPINLDTTETELDQIADLANEVGITLSGLATGMYWGLNPASENEETRANARKVLDKQIRTASHLHIDTILVVPGSVGADFIPGCEELSYDKVWERATAFIEQAVPLAEELGVNIGIENVWNKFLLSPMEMKVFIDQFDTPHVGSYFDAGNVLATGYPEHWIPILGERIKRVHFKDYRRAVGSVDGFCDLLSGDVNWPAVMQALSEIGYDGWVAAEMIPPVPFYKYAPETLIENTSRAMDKIFAL
- a CDS encoding Gfo/Idh/MocA family oxidoreductase is translated as MSEKTTTPLKGILVGCGFMGGMHAQIYAQLEGVELVAAVDANTESSAAKLQSFGTPAPVFSNLEEALANTDCDFVDICLPTKLHRPFAITAIEAGKALFCEKPLALTMEEAGDILAAAKTHGTIAQVGHCIRFWPEYQTLMDFHKSGRGGRLLNLHLMRRAGRPGYGVDNWLNDANQAGGAALDLHIHDTDFVLALLGQPLTFTSRVTEDYSGPVHIFNLLDYDGLTVSTEGGWNYPAKWGFQMSFQALYENAVLDFDSSNGKGLMICEGENEPQPLEVAKPDSGESTSGEGNVSDLGGYYNELLYFTNCLKAGIAPTIATLEDAHASLALTLNEIQSACDNKYEM
- a CDS encoding PIG-L family deacetylase, with amino-acid sequence MLPFHNTETDIWLNKDFSIEQALQSTTHLAIGAHQDDLEFMAYEGISACFGNDGNWFTGVTITDGRGSSRVGPYSSYNNDEIREIRREEQRKAADIGQYAAQFQLDYRSSQIKGPERKAVTEDIANILLKMRPQTVYLHQPADKHDTHVAVMSASIEALRQTANHHIPKRIIGCEVWRGLDWLSDSEKVPMDYGANPELFEKLTLTFDSQITGGKRYDLAVQGRCRANATFFDSHSPDQAELITWGIDLTPLIHDTSLTISDFILEHLNQLTQDVKSRVQQFS
- the nagB gene encoding glucosamine-6-phosphate deaminase; this encodes MSTEAEQFERISTRVFQNSSAAARMVASEIADLIKQRSKEGKQAVLGLATGSTPLPVYQELVRLHREENLSFRNVITFNLDEYYGLNTDHPESYHQFMWQRLFSQVDIPKNQVHLPSGTIERSKVYASCAAYDGEIDKVGGLDYQILGIGRTGHIGFNEPGSTRDSKTRLVSLDALTRRDAARDFLGEANVPRYAITMGVGTILKAKRIVLMAWGQAKAGVVQQAVEEAPNENLPAGLLQGHPDVRFFIDDPASELLTRFRIPWLVGPVDWDKRTIRKAVLWLSKKTQKPILKLQDSDYNEFGLGELLTEVGPAYDLNISVFNQTQHTITGWPGGKPKADDSNRPERASPFPKRVLVLAPEPDEDVLCMGGTIHRLKNQGSEVNLAYLTSGNLAVPDSMARQILSLMSEMETQLNLKKAEDFSLGQVASVLLTELQDSASNAGDSKSIRQVKSLVRRNEAGDASHNLKISKENLQFLDLPFYENGRYRAFHATGEDKDKLVALLREVEPHQIYFTGGHADPGSVSGISYYLLKQALKEVAKDPWIKDTYLWSYRGIGQEWPLFEIDMAVPLSPDELNLKVEASFQYRSQRRQFPLRDSAHKEIWQQTDELNRNTAADYDAVGMAEYEAIEAFKRINLNEILESE
- a CDS encoding helix-turn-helix transcriptional regulator — protein: MRFSLIQDTLSLNSPDDYFTGRSAEDICIPRNLIVFSRKTNKDLQRKSFDGYPHHRYVLVFNLMTEGTMNVDGIHWRLKPENALMVFPYQFHHFIDLADRNLVWLFITFELELPTAMQGFRHRILQMDQRCHELLARIINHYRELSGERSNRRLTLDCAMLINHLREQVRDDPTVAMLSGNVKGSSNALIRGIQNCLTSNAGSLQSVSDIASELNMSESNLRAVFRQQFNISLGAYIKNFRAHLAIQLMQNPRMSFTDIAFELGFTTLSSFSRFFANTIGVSPRQYRNNVAKGTGN
- a CDS encoding beta-glucosidase produces the protein MHILPLIVAATAFLYGCQKPINETGFAKTAMSDEELLDFVQSQSFKYFWDYAEPSSGLARERYHPDGDYPLSDSNIVTTGGTGFGVMAILVGIERGYIGRAEGIARLTRIVDFLEKADQFHGVWPHWLNGETGKTKPFSKKDDGGDLVESSFLIQGLLCVRQYCDQKVPKERRLAEQINALWQEMEWDWYTQKSENLYWHWSPNYGFEMDFALRGYNETLITHVLAASSPTHGTQAEVYHHCWARDGAVEAEDTYYGLDRVLDHYDTDDSPVGPLFWAHYSYLGLDPRNLEDAYGNYWDLNRNHALTHYRHCVENPNGYGGYGEDCWGLTSSYSPKNGTIGYASHRPDKDIGVISPTAAISSIPYTPEESLKAMRGFVENYGELLNGPAGLYDAFRPDDGWVAPRYLAIDQGPMIVMIENFRSGLFWDLFMSCEEVQSGLDKLGFTYKK
- a CDS encoding agmatine deiminase family protein: MNTERLALKSRRGVSPGWWLVPLAAVLILGLVFLSGCKDDGRAINGNPDTQQSFSSPNADAHFKITLPIELSRLANEWEAQQALILSISYSKALEDLENIRNLASILDVAHNYLDIYVFGDQEEYKQYAQFLSLISQHPRIELILEKTRFIDSRKLLRWTRDFGPIFGFGSDGQLVVIDPVYRDMMKPLEERALNPDEPLDPLRDLFNLHGDAMPSEVAALLQTEFNIPVDIARPPVSMDGGDFISDGQGNVFISRQTLVRNGGNRSELESIFRRYFGTQQLHILEALPGRTVPHLDMIVKFLDHETVVLPDFRAPAEKEINAYHSDLNRKARWAIEQNEIYLREHFPNHKILKAPMPPILFKNREEIVSEAKQKFIKVYALEKALVEADMINLISETQLKELERQVLTAVKQEMPSADFGSTKAFDAVLRFYGQLPLDAFIDHYSEPATRYRSYINSVFLHTKDGRQAFLIPRFTSSDSEENALLNKWEAEVEAVYRSAWPDAKIHWINCDSMVTDLGFLHCTTVTVPLLERN